The genomic interval GGCTCCCGTCCCTCCATACTTTCCCACGCTCTGCCACAGAACCTTTCTGTTTCCATTCACACGCCAGTCACCAGCACAGACCATCACACTGCTCACACCACGCGCCAAGCTCAAGGCCCTACTCAAGAGAGGCGCAGCATGCGGGGGCCCTCACCTGTGATGGTGTCAGTGGAGATGGGGCCCAGACGTGTCTGCCCCCACAGCCCATACAGGTTGAACTTGTAGGGGTGGGACGGCAGCAAACCAGGCACGGTCACTGTGCGGGACCCACTGTCCAAGTGCAGCTCCTGCGGCTGGCCCTGCACGTCTACGTACTGCACTGTGAAGGAGTCAAAGGTGCCTTCGGGGACACTCCATTCCAGCTGGACGGAGTTGGGGCTGACATGGGATGCTGTCAGCTCTCCCAGGCGTGGCTGGGGTGGTGGTTGCTCCTCCacctcttctgcagctgcaatACAGAAGACACAGCACAGGATAATAGCATGGTCCTGCCCATCAGCTACATCCAGCCACCCATCCATCCAGTCACCctctctctgctccctttttTCATCCACTCTCAATCTTCTGCGCACTTGAACCATCTAACCCAACTGCCATTCCTTCACACCACCACCATCCGGACAACCAGCTTACCGTCCCACCATTCATGCAAGGATTCTCTCTGTACTTCCATCCACTCATTTCCCTATGCAACCACGTGCTCACAGTTCAACAGAGCAAGCAACGCTTACTCCTTCTTCCATCCAAGAATTATCTAACTCATCTGTGAACATATCCATCCACCGTACCAGCACACCAAGGACCTACCTATCCCTTCTCCATCCACCCACCTATTCCTAAGTTCTTCCATCCATCCTTTCGCTCCTTCATGTACCTGCCCATCCATTCAAACAAATACTCAAACAGTCACAATCTTATGGGGCAGCCATCACCCCACTCGTTCCCCATCGCTCCCTTCATAATTCAGCGCAACATTTCATGGATGCGTCCCTAAGAAAGGCACCCTAATCAGGTTCGTCCCGTTGCCAGAGGAAATCAAGATCCCCAGTCCACACCATGTTTCTCTTTCTATCTCCAGGAAACCCAGAGCTCACCAGGTGCCAATTTCCACCCTCACCTGTGACGGCATCAGTGGAGATGGGGCCCAGCCGTTTCCGCCCCCACACCCCGTACAGGTTGAACTTGTAGCGGCGGGACGGCGACAGCCCGGGCACGCTCACCGAGCGCGACCCACCATCCACGGGCACCACCTGCGGCTGGCCTTGCGCGTCCTTGTACTGCACCGTGAAGGAGTCAAAGGAGCCCTCGGGGACGCTCCACTCCAGCTGCACGGAGTCGGGGCTGACGTGCGATGCCGTCACCTCACCCAGGCGTGGTGGGGATGGTGGTTCCTCCGCTGCAGGAGCTACAGCAACAACACAGTAAAAGTAATTAATGCAGAAAGCATCCACGCAAGTAATCATCCATCCACGCAACAACCAAACGAACATTCATCCAACCATCCGGTTCTGCTCTCAGCACAAAATTTATCCAAGCACCATTCCACAGAAATTATCAATCATTCCCTTTTCCTCCATTCTTCCTGCAATCTTGCATGCACTCATCCCTACAGACTTTCCATTgtacaagaaaacatttctttctcaaCCAAGATGACTGTAAACAGGATGGGCCATTAAAGGTTCCGGTCATAGGCCAAGCTCATGGCCAGCAGGACATGGATGGTGCACACAGCATCCTCACCTGTGACGGCGTCAGTGGAGATGGGGCCCAGCCGTTTCCTCCCCCACACCCCATACAGGTTGAATTTGTAGCGGCGGGACGGCGACAGCCCGGGCACGCTCACCGAGCGCGACCCACCGTCCACGGGCACCACCTGCGGCTGGCCTTGCGCGTCCTTGTACTGCACCGTGAAGGAGTCAAAGGAGCCCTCGGGGACGCTCCACTCCAGCTGCACGGAGTTGGGGCTGATGTGCGATGCCGTCACCTCACCCAGGCGTGGTGGGGAaggtggctgctctgctgctggcgCGGCAGCTGCAATGCACAAGAAGTAGTTCGTTGCAAAAACATCCACCTGATCTACATTCCGTCTATTCAACAACCCAACCAACGTGCATGCTGCCatacagctgtgctctgagcactACTTTATTCAAGAACTCTTCCATGCATCCTTCCTTTCATCCATCACGCAACAGTTATCAGCCATTCCCTCCACCATGCTCCCTCCAATCTTGCAGGCATTCATCCCTACAGACGTCCCAAACAAATCACAAGGAAACTTTTCCTTCTCGAGCATGATGACTGTAAGCAAGAGGAGCCATGAAAGGCTCCTACCATATGCCAAGCCCAGGGCCAGCAGGACATGGATGAAGCACACAACATCCTCACCTGTGACGGCATCAGTGGAGATGGGGCCCAGCCGTTTCCGCCCCCACACCCCGTACAGGTTGAACTTGTAGCGGCGGGACGGCGACAGCCCGGGCACGCTCACCGAGCGCGACCCACCGTCCACGGGCACCACCTGCGGCTGGCCTTGCGCGTCCTTGTACTGCACCGTGAAGGAGTCAAAGGAGCCCTCGGGGACGCTCCACTCCAGCTGCACGGAGTCAGGGCTGACGTGCGATGCCGTCACCTCACCCAGGCGTGGTGGGGAAGGTGTTTCCTCCGCTGCTGGCgcggcagctgcagcacaaagtCCATGTCCACCCATCCTACAATCCACGTGCTCAACAGCTTACCAACCGTTCTCCAAACATTCACCTGCCCCGATTGACAAGTTATCCTACCCCAACCTTCCATCCATACTTCCAACCATGCAACCCAATCCTCTCCACTCATCACTACCCCCTACTCCTCCCACCCTGCTGGCTCCCGTCCCTCCATACTTTCCCACGCTCTGCCACAGAACCTTTCCGTTTCCATTCACACGCCAGTCACCAGCACAGACCATCACACTGCTCACACCATGCACCAAGCTCAAGGCCCTACTCAAGAGAGGCGCAGCATGCGGGGGCCCTCACCTGTGATGGTGTCAGTGGAGATGGGGCCCAGACGTGTCTGCCCCCACAGCCCATACAGGTTGAACTTGTAGGGGTGGGACGGCAGCAAACCAGGCACGGTCACTGTGCGGGACCCACTGTCCAAGTGCAGCTCCTGCGGCTGGCCCTGCACGTCTACGTACTGCACTGTGAAGGAGTCAAAGGTGCCTTCGGGGACACTCCATTCCAGTTGGACGGAGTTGGGGCTGACATGGGATGCTGTCAGCTCTCCCAGGCGTGGCTGGGGTGGTGGTTGCTCCTCCacctcttctgcagctgcaatACAGAAGACACAGCACAGGATAACAGCATGGTCCTGCCCATCAGCTACATCCAGTCACCctctctctgctccctttttTCATCCACTCTCAATCTTCTGCGCACTTGAACCATCTAACCCAACTGCCATTCCTTCACACCACCACCATCCGGACAACCAGCTTACCGTCCCACCATTCATGCAAGGATTCTCTCTGTACTTCCATCCACTCATTTCCCTATGCAACCACGTGCTCACAGTTCAACAGAGCAAGCAACGCTTACTCCTTCTTCCATCCAAGAATTATCTAACTCATCTGTGAACATATCCATCCACCGTACCAGCACACCAAGGACCTACCTATCCCTTCTCCATCCACCCACCTATTCCTAAGTTCTTCCATCCATCCTTTCGCTCCTTCATGTACCTGCCCATCCATTCAAACAAATACTCAAACAGTCACAATCTTATGGGGCAGCCATCACCCCACTCGTTCCCCATCGCTCCCTTCATAATTCAGCGCAACATTTCATGGATGCGTCCCTAAGAAAGGCACCCTAATCAGGTTCGTCCCGTTGCCAGAGGAAATCAAGATCCCCAGTCCACACCATGTTTCTCTTTCTATCTCCAGGAAACCCAGAGCTCACCAGGTGCCAATTTCCACCCTCACCTGTGACGGCATCAGTGGAGATGGGGCCCAGCCGTTTCCGCCCCCACACCCCGTACAGGTTGAACTTGTAGCGGCGGGACGGCGACAGCCCGGGCACGCTCACCGAGCGCGACCCACCGTCCACAGGCACCACCTGCGGCTGGCCTTGCGCGTCCTTGTACTGCACCGTGAAGGAGTCAAAGGAGCCCTCGGGGACGCTCCACTCCAGCTGCACGGAGTCGGGGCTGACATGCGATGCCGTCACCTCACCCAGGCGTGGTGGGGATGGTGGTTCCTCCGCTGCAGGAGCTACAGCAACAACACAGTAAAAGTAATTAATGCAGAAAGCATCCACGCAAGTAATCATCCATCCACGCAACAACCAAACGAACATTCATCCAACCATCCGGTTCTGCTCTCAGCACAAAATTTATCCAAGCACCATTCCACAGAAATTATCAATCATTTCCTCTTCAATTCTTCCTCCAATCTTGCATGCACTCATCCCTACAGACTTTCCATTgtacaagaaaacatttctttctcaaCCAAGATGACTGTAAACAGGATGGGCCATTAAAGGTTCCGGTCATAGGCCAAGCTCATGGCCAGCAGGACATGGATGGTGCACACAGCATCCTCACCTGTGACGGCGTCAGTGGAGATGGGGCCCAGCCGTTTCCGCCCCCACACCCCGTACAGGTTGAACTTGTAGCGGCGGGACGGCGACAGCCCGTGCACGCTCACCGAGCGCGACCCACCGTCCACGGGCACCACCTGCGGCTGGCCTTGCGCGTCCTTGTACTGCACCGTGAAGGAGTCAAAGGAGCCCTCGGGGACGCTCCACTCCAGCTGCACGGAGTTGGGGCTGACGTGCGATGCCGTCACCTCACCCAGGCGTGGTGGGGAaggtggctgctctgctgctggcgCGGCAGCTGCAATGCACAAGAAGTAGTTCGTTGCAAAAACATCCACCTGATCTACATTCCGTCTATTCAACAACCCAACCAACGTGCATGCTGCCatacagctgtgctctgagcactACTTTATTCAAGAACTCTTCCATGCATCCTTCCTTTCATCCATCACGCAACAGTTATCAGCCATTCCCTCCTCCATGCTCCCTCCAATCTCGCAGGCATTCATCCCTACAGACGTCCCAAACAAATCACAAGGAAACTTTTCCTTCTCGAGCATGATGACTGTAAGCAAGAGGAGCCATGAAAGGCTCCTGCCATATGCCAAGCCCAGGGCCAGCAGGACATGGATGAAGCACACAACATCCTCACCTGTGACGGCATCAGTGGAGATGGGGCCCAGCCGTTTCCGCCCCCACACCCCGTACAGGTTGAACTTGTAGCGGCGGGACGGCGACAGCCCGGGCACGCTCACCGAGCGCGACCCACCGTCCACGGGCACCACCTGCGGCTGGCCTTGCGCGTCCTTGTACTGCACCGTGAAGGAGTCAAAGGAGCCCTCGGGGACGCTCCACTCCAGCTGCACGGAGTCAGGGCTGACGTGCGATGCCGTCACCTCACCCAGGCGTGGTGGGGAAGGTGGTTCCTCCGCTGCTGGTgcggcagctgcagcacaaagtCCATGTCCACCTATCCTACTATCCACGTGCTCAACAGCTTACCAACCGTTCTCCAAACATTCACCTGTCCCGATTGACAAGTTATCCTACCCCAACCTTCCATCCATACTTCCAACCATGCAACCCAATCCTCTCCACTCATCACTACCCCCTACTCCTCCCACCCTGCTGGCTCCCGTCCCTCCATACTTTCCCACGCTCTGCCACAGAACCTTTCCGTTTCCATTCACACGCCAGTCACCAGCACAGACCATCACACTGCTCACACCACGCGCCAAGCTCAAGGCCCTACTCAAGAGAGGCGCAGCATGCGGGGGCCCTCACCTGTGATGGTGTCAGTGGAGATGGGGCCCAGACGTGTCTGCCCCCACAGCCCATACAGGTTGAACTTGTAGGGGTGGGACGGCAGCAAACCAGGCACGGTCACTGTGCGGGACCCACTGTCCAAGTGCAGCTCCTGCGGCTGGCCCTGCACGTCTACGTACTGCACTGTGAAGGAGTCAAAGGTGCCTTCGGGGACACTCCATTCCAGTTGGACGGAGTTGGGGCTGACATGGGATGCTGTCAGCTCTCCCAGGCGTGGCTGGGGTGGTGGTTGCTCCTCCacctcttctgcagctgcaatACAGAAGACACAGCACAGGATAACAGCATGGTCCTGCCCATCAGCTACATCCAGTCACCctctctctgctccctttttCCATCCACTCTCAATCTTCTGCGCACTTGAACCATCTAACCCAACTGCCATTCCTTCACACCGCCACCATCCGGACAACCAGCTTACCGCCCTACCATTCATGCAAGGATTCTCTCTGTACTTCCATCCACTCATTTCCCTATGCAACCACGTGCTCACAGTTCAACAGAGCAAGCAACGCTTACTCCTTCTTCCATCCAAGAATTATCTAACTCATCTGTGAACATAGCGCTAAGCCGCTCTCGGCTctaccagcgctcctggttgactggagagattccagaggattggaggcttgctgatgtgactcccatctacaagaagggccgtaaggaggatccggggaactacaggcctgtcagcctgacatcagtgccagggaaggtcatggaacaaatcctcctgggagagatcacacagcttgtccacgggatcaggcccagccagcatgggttcatgaaaggcaggtcgtgtttgaccaacctcatctccttctacgactgtGTGACcaaactggtagatgagggaaaggcagttgatgtagtctatctagacttcagcaaagcctttgacatggtctcacacAACATCCTTctgcggaaactggctgcccatggcttggacagttttacactccgttggataaggaactggctggagggccgtgctcaacgggtggtggtcaatggagtgaagtccagctggagacctgtgacaagtggtgtcccccaggggtcggtactggggcccatcctgtttaatatcttcattgatgacttagatgaagggattgagtgtaccctgagtaagtttgcagatgacaccaagttgggaggtggtgtcgatctgcctgagagcagggaggccctgcagagggacctaggtaagctggatcgctgggctgagatgaatgggatgaggtttaacaaggccaagtgtcgggttctgcactttggccacaacaaccccaggcagcgttacaggcttggggattagtggttggatgattgtgaagaggaaagggaccttggggtgttggttgatgctcggctgaacatgagccgacagtgtgctcaagtggccaagagggccaacggcatcctggcctgcattagaaatagtgtggccagcaggagcagggaggtgatcatccccctgtactcagcactggtgaggccgcacctcaagtactgtgttcagttttgggcccctcactacaagaaagacattgaggccctggaacgtgtccagagaagggcaacgaaactggtgaggggtctggagcacaagtcttatgaagagcggctgaaggagctgggattgttcagtctggagaagaggaggctcaggggagacctcattgcactctacaacttcctgaagggaggttgtggtgcaaaagggtctggcctcttctcccaggcaaatagtaggacccgaggaaatggcaagaagttataccagaggaggtttaggttgcatattaggagaaactttttctctcagagggtggtcaggcactggaatggctgcccagggaggtggtggagtcaccatccctggcagtgttcaagaggcgcctggatgaggagctacgagagatggtttagtagcttgtggcactgataggaatgggagggtggttggactagatgatcttgcaggtcgtttccaaccttgtgattctgtgattctgtgatatccaTCCACCGTACCAGCACACCAAGGATCTACCTAACCCTTCTCCATCCACCCACCTATTCCTAAGTTCTTCCATCCATCCTTTCGCTCCTTCACATATCTGCCCATCCATTCAAACTAATACTCAAACAGCCACAATCTTATAGGGCAGCCATCACCCCACTCGTTCCCCATCGCTCCCTTCATACTTCAGCGCAACATTTCATGGATGCATCCCTAAGAAAGGCACCCTAATCAGGTTCGTCCCGTTGCCAGAGGAAATCAAGATCCCCAGCCCACACCATGTTTCTCTTTCTATCTCCAGGAAACCCAGAGCCCACCAGGTGCCAATTTCCACCCTCACCTGTGACGGCATCAGTGGAGATGGGGCCCAGCCGTTTCCACCCCCACACCCCGTACAGGTTGAACTTGTAGCGGCGGGACGGCGACAGCCCGGGCACGCTCACCGAGCGCGACCCACCGTCCACAGGCACCACCTGCGGCTGGCCTTGCGCGTCCTTGTACTGCACCGTGAAGGAGTCAAAGGAGCCCTCGGGGACGCTCCACTCCAGCTGCACGGAGTCAGGGCTGACATGGGATGCCGTCACCTCACCCAGGCGTGGTGGGGAAGGTGGTTCCTCCGCTGCAGGAGCTACAGCAACAACACAGTAAAAGTAATTAATGCAGAAAGCATCCACGCAAGCAATCATCCATCCACGCAACAACCAAACGAACATTCATCCAACCATCCGGTTCTGCTCTCAGCACAAAATTTATCCAAGCACCATTCCACAGAAATTATCAATCATTTCCTCTTCAATTCTTCCTCCAATCTTGCATGCACTCATCCCTACAGACTTTCCATTgtacaagaaaacatttctttctcaaCCAAGATGACTGTAAACAGGATGGGCCATTAAAGGTTCCGGTCATAGGCCAAGCTCATGGCCAGCAGGACATGGATGGTGCACACAGCATCCTCACCTGTGACGGCGTCAGTGGAGATGGGGCCCAGCCGTTTCCTCCCCCACACCCCATACAGGTTGAATTTGTAGCGGCGGGACGGCGACAGCCCGGGCACGCTCACCGAGCGCGACCCACCGTCCACGGGCACCACCTGCGGCTGGCCTTGCGCGTCCTTGTACTGCACCGTGAAGGAGTCAAAGGAGCCCTCGGGGACGCTCCACTCCAGCTGCACGGAGTTGGGGCTGACGTGCGATGCCGTCACCTCACCCAGGCGTGGTGGGGAaggtggctgctctgctgctggcgCGGCAGCTGCAATGCACAAGAAGTAATTCGTTGCAAAAACATCCACCCAATCTACCTTCCGTCCATTGAACAACCCAACCAACATGCATTCTGCCatacagctgtgctctgagcactACTTTATTCAAGAACTCTTCGATCCATCCTTCCGTCCATCCATCATGCAACAGTTATCAGCCATTCCCTCCTCCATGCTCCCTCCAATCTTGCAGGCACTCATCCCTACAGACTTCCCAAACAAATCACAAGGAAACTTTTCCTTCTCGAGCATGATGACTGTAAGCAAGAGGAGCCATGAAAGGCTCCTGCCATATGCCAAGCCCAGGGCCAGCAGGACATGGATGAAGCACACAGCATCCTCACCTGTGACGGCGTCAGTGGAGATGGGGCCCAGCCGTTTCCGCCCCCACATCCCGTACAGGTTGAACTTGTAGCGGCGGGACGGCGACAGCCCGGGCACGCTCACCGAGCGCGACCCACCATCCACGGGCACCACCTGCGGCTGGCCTTGCGCGTCCTTGTACTGCACCGTGAAGGAGTCAAAGGAGCCCTCGGGGATGCTCCACTCCAGCTGCACGGAGTCGGGGCTGACGTGCGATGCTGTCACCTCACCCAGGCGCGGTGGTGAAGGTGATTCTTCCTTTGGTTTTGCTGAAGCTTTAACACAACAAAATACACATATAAGACAGACGTCCTTTCACCTATGCACTCATTTGTGCTATTGTTTATCTATTTTTATGTGCATCCAGTCATCTATAGCCGCCACCCACTCAGCACAGAAAGCTATATAACTTTCTTTCTCCATATTTTCCCCTCCATTCTCATCTACTTAATTATCTTTTTTGCTAGATAATCCAGACTGTCATAAATCCACtattgtttactttttttccatccattcACGCACTCATTTTCTCCACTCATCCAAAAATCCATTTTTGCACCTATTCAGTCGGCACCCTCTGTCCAACCTATCCATCTACCTACAACCAACCCATGGGCCACTCACACCCTCATCCAGTTTTCCATCCTTTCAGCTCTCCAGCCCTCAATCCCTGCACACAGTCATTCACAGCATCAAATCAAAGGGCAAGATTTGTTCCCTTGTCTCCCAAGTTTGAAGCTTGAAGTGATCCAAAGGGGGGCTCACAGTAGCCTCACCtgtgacagcatcagtggagATGAAACCAATGCGCTTCCGCCCCCACACCCCATACAGGTTGAACTTGTAGCGGCGGGACGGCGACAGCCCGTGCACGGTCACTGTGCGCGACCCACCGTCCACCGCAAGTGCCTGTGGCTGGCCTTGTGCATCCCTGTACTGCACTGTGAAGGAGTCAAAGGTGCCCTCCAGGACACTCCATTCCAGCTGGATGGAGCTTGGAGTCACGTGGGAGACTGTGAGCATGCCTAGGTGGGGCTGCTGTGTTGGTTCCTCCTCTGATGGTGCTGGAACGGTCATGTCAAGATGCAAGGTATAAATATCTATGCATCCATCTAACCTGCATTCAACCTTCAGTCTGTCCTTCCATTGATCCCTTTATTCACTCCTCCATCCACCCATCTCACCATACAAACATCCAACCACATCAACCTGGATACCAAGTGCTGGTGAACATCTGAGTTACCCCATTGCCACCATCTGGGGTTACCTGCTTTGGCCATGGCCCCCTGGGGCTCAGTCCCCTCCATCTCATAGAGGTTCTTCCATTCTGATGGAGGCTCACTGGTGTCACCCAGCCCTGCAACCCAAAGAGTAGCGTGGAGTTTTTGGATGCCACCAAGCAacgctgtccccatccccacccctgtCACCTACCTGCAGTCACCAGGGAAGTGTAGGACTTGGAGACACGTCCCCGCACCACACCGTGCACCTCCACCCGGTATGTGGCCCCTGGCACCAGCCCTGGCACCCGGGCCACTGTGGTGTCCCCTGGCACCCTCATCTCCCCCTCATCCCCCTCcggctcctccagcagctgatAGCGGATCACTATGGTCTCCGCATGACCCCGCAGCCCATCCAAATCCACCAGGGCctcaccagcagctcctggcaaCACCTGAGGTTTGGGGTGGGGGTTCTGCTGGAGGTGGCGGAGGAATTGATGACGCAGCAAGGCCGGGCTGCGGCGAAGCAGGTAGGAGAGGATGGCACGGGCCACTGCAGGCACTGTCTGGTTGCCTCGGAGTGGAAAATCCGTGGCCCGGAGGTGGCTTTCTAGGCGCTGCAGCAAGGATCCATTGTAGGAAGAAAGCTTGACCCCCAGCTCATGCAGGGATGGGACATTTGGGAGCACTGGGGACACAGGGGATGCTGGGGATAGTGGGGActgtggggatgctggggaCCACTGAGATGTAGGTGACCTCGGGGACACTGGGGACTCTGGAGACAATGGGGATTCCAGGGAAGTTGGTGCTGCTGAGGACTCCGGGGACACTGGAGACCTCAGGGATGCTGGTGACCTTGGAGATGTTGAGGATGCTGGTGACCCCAAGGACCCCAGGGACACTGGGGACCGTGGGGATGCTGGAGACCCTCGGGCTGATGGTGATGCTGGGGCCACTGGAGATGCCAGAAATGTAGGGGTGCCCCGTAGCCCCCCTTGGTTGGGCAGAGACTGGGCAAgcactgtgaaaacagaaggGATCCAGGTCACTAGCCTGTCCCCCAAATCCCTCATCTGCCACAGCCCAGGGACACAGGGATGGATGGACACAGGAACAGAGGAGGACAAACAGATGCCTAAGGACAGACTGTGGACACTGGACACCGGGGAACCATAGGGAGTGCCTGGAGACATCCAGACTCATGGGCACAGACAGATAGGGACAGAGGGACACGCAGGGAAGCATCAGGATATGTAGAGACACGTGGACCCATGGGGATGCATGGGGATATTCTGGGGTCACACAGACCTGAAGGGACACAAGGCCCCAAGTGAACAGATGAGCCCATGGGACACACAGCCCCATGGAGATACATTCAGATGAACAGGCTCAGGAAGACATATGGACCCACAGGGACAGACTGCTGACACACAGACCTCTGCAAGACAGACAGATGCATGTGGACCCTCAGAGCCATGGGAACAATAAAGACACATGGGGACAGACAGAGGCTGCAAACACCACACATCTCTGCTCCCATTCCAGTACCCATCCCTGCCCCATGACTGCCTATAATCGTACCCCACACCTGTTCCTTCCTCCATC from Lagopus muta isolate bLagMut1 chromosome 33, bLagMut1 primary, whole genome shotgun sequence carries:
- the TNXB gene encoding tenascin-X isoform X6; its protein translation is MYLHGAVCPMGSSVHLGPCVPSVLAQSLPNQGGLRGTPTFLASPVAPASPSARGSPASPRSPVSLGSLGSPASSTSPRSPASLRSPVSPESSAAPTSLESPLSPESPVSPRSPTSQWSPASPQSPLSPASPVSPVLPNVPSLHELGVKLSSYNGSLLQRLESHLRATDFPLRGNQTVPAVARAILSYLLRRSPALLRHQFLRHLQQNPHPKPQVLPGAAGEALVDLDGLRGHAETIVIRYQLLEEPEGDEGEMRVPGDTTVARVPGLVPGATYRVEVHGVVRGRVSKSYTSLVTAGLGDTSEPPSEWKNLYEMEGTEPQGAMAKAAPSEEEPTQQPHLGMLTVSHVTPSSIQLEWSVLEGTFDSFTVQYRDAQGQPQALAVDGGSRTVTVHGLSPSRRYKFNLYGVWGRKRIGFISTDAVTASAKPKEESPSPPRLGEVTASHVSPNSVQLEWSVPEGSFDSFTVQYKDAQGQPQVVPVDGGSRSVSVHGLSPSRRYKFNLYGVWGRKRLGPISTDAVTAPAAEEPPSPPRLGEVTASHVSPDSVQLEWSVPEGSFDSFTVQYKDAQGQPQVVPVDGGSRSVSVPGLSPSRRYKFNLYGVWGRKRLGPISTDAVTAAEEVEEQPPPQPRLGELTASHVSPNSVQLEWSVPEGTFDSFTVQYVDVQGQPQELHLDSGSRTVTVPGLLPSHPYKFNLYGLWGQTRLGPISTDTITAAAPAAEETPSPPRLGEVTASHVSPDSVQLEWSVPEGSFDSFTVQYKDAQGQPQVVPVDGGSRSVSVPGLSPSRRYKFNLYGVWGRKRLGPISTDAVTAAAPAAEQPPSPPRLGEVTASHISPNSVQLEWSVPEGSFDSFTVQYKDAQGQPQVVPVDGGSRSVSVPGLSPSRRYKFNLYGVWGRKRLGPISTDAVTAPAAEEPPSPPRLGEVTASHVSPDSVQLEWSVPEGSFDSFTVQYKDAQGQPQVVPVDGGSRSVSVPGLSPSRRYKFNLYGVWGRKRLGPISTDAVTAAEEVEEQPPPQPRLGELTASHVSPNSVQLEWSVPEGTFDSFTVQYVDVQGQPQELHLDSGSRTVTVPGLLPSHPYKFNLYGLWGQTRLGPISTDTITAAAPAAEETPSPPRLGEVTASHVSPDSVQLEWSVPEGSFDSFTVQYKDAQGQPQVVPVDGGSRSVSVPGLSPSRRYKFNLYGVWGRKRLGPISTDAVTAAAPAAEQPPSPPRLGEVTASHVSPNSVQLEWSVPEGSFDSFTVQYKDAQGQPQVVPVDGGSRSVSVHGLSPSRRYKFNLYGVWGRKRLGPISTDAVTAAEEVEEQPPPQPRLGELTASHVSPNSVQLEWSVPEGTFDSFTVQYVDVQGQPQELHLDSGSRTVTVPGLLPSHPYKFNLYGLWGQTRLGPISTDTITAAAPAAEEAPSPPRLGEVTASHVSPDSVQLEWSVPEGSFDSFTVQYKDAQGQPQVVPVDGGSRSVSVPGLSPSCRYKFNLYGVWGRKRLGPISTDAVTAAAPAAEQPPSPPRLGEVTASHVSPNSVQLEWSVPEGSFDSFTVQYKDAQGQPQVVPVDGGSRSVSVPGLSPSRRYKFNLYGVWGRKRLGPISIDAVTAAEEVEEQPTSQPRLGQLTASHVSPNSVQLEWSVPEGTFDSFTVQYVDVQGQPQELHLDSGSRTVTVPGLLPSHPYKFNLYGLWGQTRLGPISTDTITAAAPAAEETPSPPRLGEVTASHVSPDSVQLEWSVPEGSFDSFTVQYKDAQGQPQVVPVDGGSRSVSVPGLSPSRRYKFNLYGVWGRKRLGPISTDAVTGAPGTLWVGTLWPRSAQLHWAPPRVPPDGYNLTYGPLGGPMKTLQLPPEATSKDLWGLEPTGHYMVQLRGRGLEPLETTFNTPPLPHPHPRDCAEEQLNGPGPSREVLIFLGGDQRRPLRVFCDMESDGGGWLVFQRRMDGGTNFWRGWEEYVHGFGNISREFWLGNAALHALTGSGPTELRVDLRTPSDSAFARYRDFAVGGPEDSFRLHLGAYSGTAGDALSYHAGSPFSTRDHDPRGRPRPCAVAYTGAWWYRNCHYANLNGRYGVPYDHQGINWYPWKGFEYSIPFTEMKLRPQRD